In Limnohabitans sp. INBF002, one genomic interval encodes:
- a CDS encoding response regulator transcription factor, with translation MSMYIIDDHPLVRQAIAMLLRRMRPASKVIELEKFSELQAAIIKNGEPELFVLDLLLPGVKGTSAVKEIKTMYATVPLAVISSMPAGEAEETCIEAGADIYIEKSTAANEISSAIQGLFAAENGDEEVVAVGETKLSKRQKQLIVMLDRGLSNRDIAAELDISEHTVKVHLWRLFRRLDVKSRTQTLHFARMNGLL, from the coding sequence ATGAGTATGTACATCATTGACGACCATCCTTTGGTTCGCCAAGCCATTGCCATGTTGTTGCGCCGTATGCGTCCCGCATCGAAAGTGATCGAATTAGAGAAATTCAGCGAATTGCAAGCTGCCATCATCAAAAACGGTGAGCCAGAGTTGTTTGTGCTCGACTTGTTGCTGCCTGGCGTGAAAGGCACGTCAGCTGTCAAAGAAATCAAAACCATGTACGCCACCGTGCCCTTGGCCGTGATTTCTTCGATGCCTGCTGGCGAAGCGGAAGAAACATGCATCGAAGCCGGTGCCGACATTTACATCGAGAAGTCCACGGCGGCCAACGAAATCTCCTCTGCCATCCAAGGTTTGTTTGCCGCTGAGAACGGTGACGAAGAAGTAGTGGCTGTGGGCGAGACCAAATTGTCTAAGCGCCAAAAGCAACTCATCGTCATGTTGGACCGTGGTTTGAGCAACCGCGACATTGCCGCCGAGCTGGACATCAGCGAACACACGGTGAAGGTTCACCTGTGGCGCTTGTTCCGTCGCTTGGACGTGAAAAGCCGCACGCAAACGCTGCACTTCGCACGCATGAACGGCTTGCTGTAA
- the ccmI gene encoding c-type cytochrome biogenesis protein CcmI — MNPALAFIYVAVAMMAVVLVVLSVALWRGSQQGARLAAHQADAINDPAKANAAVYRDQLAELDREYVMGNLNYEELKAARDELSERLLADVAGLDETVQPAPPTSTVVWQKPWLSIAVLVFVVPVSSMLMYSVLGEPAALDPMALKQGVDSSAEVTPEKLTEMATALTRRLQDEPNSMEGWVMLGRVQRARGHFEESAEAFAKALALSRDDNLSIERAEVLAQKNGGSFAGEPWSIIQRVLTADPHHLNALFLAGSASYAEMNFTTALRYWERAREVVPADSPDAPELDRAIAEARNKLGLPAIPPRAAEPAANLQASQATLAATSISGRVTLVKELKGLVAPTDTVFVYATPVTGSRMPVAIVRTTADKLPLDFVLDDSTAMNPSVKLSSMDEVTVRVRISKSGQATAQPGDYGVSLTPVKPGSKGLNLMVRDTLQATP, encoded by the coding sequence GTGAATCCCGCACTCGCTTTTATTTATGTCGCCGTGGCCATGATGGCCGTGGTGTTGGTCGTGTTGAGTGTGGCGCTTTGGCGTGGTTCGCAACAAGGCGCGCGCTTGGCCGCACATCAAGCCGATGCCATCAATGACCCCGCCAAAGCCAACGCCGCGGTGTACCGCGACCAACTGGCCGAGTTGGACCGCGAATACGTGATGGGCAACTTGAACTACGAAGAACTCAAAGCCGCGCGTGATGAGTTGTCTGAACGTTTGTTGGCCGATGTCGCTGGCCTTGATGAAACTGTCCAGCCTGCACCCCCTACGTCTACCGTGGTGTGGCAAAAGCCTTGGCTCAGTATTGCGGTGCTGGTGTTTGTGGTGCCTGTGTCGTCCATGCTGATGTACAGCGTGTTGGGCGAGCCCGCCGCCTTGGACCCGATGGCTTTGAAGCAAGGTGTGGATTCATCCGCTGAAGTCACACCCGAGAAATTGACCGAAATGGCCACGGCCTTGACCCGCCGTTTGCAAGACGAACCCAACAGCATGGAAGGCTGGGTCATGCTCGGTCGCGTTCAACGCGCGCGTGGCCATTTTGAAGAGTCTGCTGAGGCCTTTGCCAAAGCCTTGGCCTTGAGCCGCGATGACAACTTGTCGATTGAACGTGCTGAAGTGTTGGCGCAAAAGAACGGCGGCAGTTTCGCAGGCGAGCCTTGGTCCATCATCCAGCGCGTGCTCACCGCAGACCCGCATCACCTCAACGCCTTGTTCTTGGCGGGCAGTGCGTCTTATGCGGAGATGAATTTCACCACCGCCTTGCGTTATTGGGAGCGTGCCCGTGAGGTTGTGCCTGCTGATTCACCTGATGCGCCAGAGCTAGACCGTGCCATTGCAGAGGCGCGCAACAAATTGGGCCTGCCTGCTATTCCGCCACGTGCGGCAGAGCCAGCGGCTAACTTGCAAGCCAGTCAGGCGACCCTCGCAGCGACCAGCATCAGCGGCCGCGTGACCTTGGTGAAAGAACTCAAAGGCTTGGTGGCCCCCACGGACACCGTGTTTGTGTATGCCACGCCTGTGACGGGTTCACGCATGCCTGTGGCCATCGTGCGCACCACGGCAGACAAACTGCCTTTGGACTTTGTGCTCGACGACAGCACTGCGATGAACCCCAGCGTCAAGCTCTCGAGCATGGACGAGGTCACGGTGCGCGTGCGCATCTCCAAGAGCGGGCAAGCCACTGCGCAACCGGGTGACTACGGCGTGAGCCTCACGCCTGTGAAGCCGGGCAGCAAAGGTTTGAACTTGATGGTGCGTGACACCTTGCAAGCCACGCCTTAA
- a CDS encoding cytochrome c-type biogenesis protein, which yields MKRIVVRVAMAMSLVLFASVSTGREAVPMADDPKLEARLVDISQELRCLVCQNESLASSHAELADDLRQEVRELIRAGKSDQEIKDFLVARYGDFVLYRPEVKPLTWVLWFGPFLLLVIAAIFLGVYLRQRRALAAPAALSDEARERAKQLLKG from the coding sequence ATGAAGCGCATTGTTGTTCGTGTCGCGATGGCGATGAGCCTTGTGTTGTTTGCATCTGTCAGCACAGGCCGCGAGGCGGTACCCATGGCGGACGACCCCAAGCTCGAAGCCCGCTTGGTGGACATCTCGCAAGAGCTGCGTTGTTTGGTGTGTCAAAACGAATCTTTGGCTTCCTCGCATGCCGAGTTGGCGGACGACTTGCGTCAAGAAGTGCGCGAGCTGATTCGTGCGGGTAAGTCTGACCAAGAAATCAAAGACTTCTTGGTGGCACGTTATGGTGACTTTGTGTTGTACCGCCCCGAGGTCAAGCCTTTGACATGGGTGTTGTGGTTTGGCCCGTTTTTGTTGCTGGTCATCGCTGCCATCTTCCTCGGTGTCTATTTGCGCCAGCGCCGCGCCTTGGCCGCACCTGCCGCTTTGAGCGATGAAGCGCGCGAACGCGCCAAACAACTGTTGAAAGGTTGA
- a CDS encoding DsbE family thiol:disulfide interchange protein, with amino-acid sequence MKKVLIPLVLFIGLVVFLAVGLKRDPREIPSPLIGKPAPHFTLFTLEPGDAKFSPVDMQGQVWMLNVWATWCVACREEHPVLVAFSEKNQVPIVGLSYKEIQPQDPAYKSPFDEKLKLARERSQVWLKRHGNPYVTSVMDLDGRVGINYGVYGVPETYVIDKAGVIRYKFVGAVTPALLADKVLPLIAELNKS; translated from the coding sequence ATGAAAAAAGTTTTGATTCCGCTGGTGTTGTTCATCGGCTTGGTGGTGTTTTTGGCCGTGGGCTTGAAGCGCGACCCGCGTGAAATCCCGTCGCCCTTGATTGGCAAGCCAGCGCCACATTTCACCTTGTTCACACTCGAGCCGGGCGATGCCAAGTTCTCACCCGTGGACATGCAGGGCCAAGTGTGGATGCTCAATGTATGGGCCACCTGGTGTGTGGCGTGCCGCGAAGAGCACCCTGTGCTTGTGGCGTTTTCAGAAAAAAACCAAGTTCCTATCGTGGGCCTGAGCTACAAAGAAATTCAGCCGCAAGACCCCGCCTACAAATCGCCGTTTGACGAAAAGCTCAAGCTCGCACGCGAGCGCAGCCAAGTCTGGCTCAAACGCCATGGCAACCCGTATGTGACGTCGGTCATGGACCTGGATGGCCGCGTGGGCATTAATTACGGCGTGTACGGCGTGCCCGAGACCTACGTCATCGACAAGGCCGGTGTGATTCGCTACAAGTTTGTGGGCGCTGTCACCCCCGCGTTGTTGGCTGACAAAGTCTTGCCTTTGATTGCGGAGTTGAACAAGTCATGA
- a CDS encoding heme lyase CcmF/NrfE family subunit gives MIPELGNFALMLAAVVAVMQGVLPIAGTLVRNSQTQITLQSLARPTAALQFVLVAFAFGALAASFLNNDFSVLYVSQHSNSLLPKPYQFAAVWGGHEGSLLLWVLLLSLWTVAVAVFSRSLPLDMVARVIGVLGLISVGFLLFILTTSNPFERLLPAAMDGKDLNPLLQDPGLVIHPPMLYMGYVGMAVAFAFAVSALMSGRLDAAWARWSRPWTVVAWTFLTFGIGLGSWWAYYELGWGGWWFWDPVENASLMPWLVGTALIHSLMVTEKRGSFKAWTVLLAIAAFSLSLLGTFLVRSGVLTSVHAFASDPKRGVFILVFLAVVVGASLTLFAWRAPRVALGGRMELVSRESFLLANSVLLVVATAAVLLGTIYPLIIDALNMGKLSVGPPYFNAVFAPLLVPTVFLMVPGSVARWRDANVREIAHKLRWTFAGAVALAVLLPFVLGGWSIGAAFGLFLGCWVALGTAQQVIERVGKPGRIGASFWGQHIAHLGMAVLVIGITGVKCYEVERDVRMQIGDVVTIAPYTFRLNSLDEVRGPNYKAVRADVQVLRDDKVIEILQPEKRRYFSSAMAMTEAGIDSGFMRDLYVSLGEPLDDARTEWSMRVYYKPFVPWLWGGVLLMVLGGVLAALDRRYRK, from the coding sequence ATGATTCCAGAACTCGGTAATTTCGCGCTCATGCTCGCTGCTGTGGTGGCCGTGATGCAAGGCGTGTTGCCCATTGCAGGCACCTTGGTGCGGAACTCGCAAACACAAATCACGTTGCAATCGTTGGCTCGCCCCACGGCTGCTTTGCAATTCGTGTTGGTGGCGTTTGCGTTTGGTGCATTGGCTGCTTCGTTTTTGAACAACGATTTTTCGGTGTTGTATGTGTCGCAGCATTCCAATTCCTTGCTACCCAAGCCCTACCAATTTGCGGCGGTATGGGGTGGCCATGAAGGTTCGCTCTTGCTGTGGGTGTTGTTGTTGTCGCTGTGGACCGTGGCTGTGGCGGTGTTCTCGCGCAGCTTGCCACTCGACATGGTGGCCCGTGTGATTGGCGTGTTGGGTTTGATTTCGGTGGGCTTCTTGCTGTTCATCTTGACCACCTCCAACCCGTTTGAGCGTTTGTTGCCAGCGGCCATGGATGGCAAAGATTTGAATCCCTTGCTGCAAGACCCAGGCTTGGTCATTCACCCGCCCATGCTCTACATGGGCTATGTGGGCATGGCCGTGGCATTTGCGTTTGCGGTGTCTGCTTTGATGAGTGGTCGCTTAGATGCGGCGTGGGCGCGTTGGTCGCGCCCATGGACGGTGGTGGCTTGGACCTTCCTCACCTTTGGCATTGGCCTCGGTTCTTGGTGGGCGTATTACGAACTCGGCTGGGGCGGCTGGTGGTTTTGGGACCCCGTTGAAAACGCCTCACTCATGCCTTGGTTGGTTGGCACGGCACTCATTCACTCGTTGATGGTGACCGAGAAACGCGGCAGCTTCAAAGCATGGACGGTGTTGCTGGCCATTGCCGCTTTTTCGCTGTCGCTGCTAGGGACGTTCTTGGTTCGTTCAGGCGTGCTCACCTCGGTGCACGCGTTTGCGTCTGACCCCAAGCGCGGTGTGTTTATTTTGGTGTTCTTGGCGGTGGTGGTGGGCGCGTCGCTCACGCTGTTTGCTTGGCGTGCGCCACGCGTGGCCTTGGGTGGCCGCATGGAGTTGGTGTCGCGTGAATCGTTCTTGTTGGCCAACAGCGTGTTGTTGGTGGTGGCCACTGCGGCGGTGTTGCTGGGCACGATTTACCCGCTCATCATTGATGCACTCAATATGGGTAAGTTGTCGGTGGGGCCGCCTTACTTCAATGCGGTGTTTGCACCGTTGCTCGTGCCGACTGTGTTTTTGATGGTTCCGGGTTCGGTGGCGCGTTGGCGTGATGCCAATGTGCGTGAGATTGCCCACAAGTTGCGTTGGACCTTTGCTGGCGCGGTTGCGCTGGCCGTGCTCTTGCCGTTTGTGTTGGGTGGTTGGTCCATCGGTGCGGCGTTTGGTTTGTTCCTCGGTTGCTGGGTGGCTTTGGGTACAGCGCAACAAGTGATTGAGCGTGTGGGTAAGCCGGGGCGTATTGGCGCATCTTTCTGGGGGCAACACATCGCGCACTTGGGCATGGCGGTGTTGGTGATTGGCATCACGGGTGTGAAGTGTTACGAGGTCGAGCGCGATGTGCGCATGCAAATTGGTGACGTGGTCACCATCGCGCCTTACACCTTCCGCTTGAATTCGCTCGACGAAGTGCGTGGCCCCAACTACAAGGCCGTGCGTGCCGATGTGCAAGTGCTGCGCGACGACAAGGTCATTGAAATTTTGCAGCCTGAAAAGCGCCGCTATTTCTCATCGGCCATGGCGATGACCGAAGCGGGCATTGACTCGGGCTTCATGCGCGATTTGTATGTGTCGTTGGGCGAGCCGCTGGATGACGCACGCACCGAGTGGAGCATGCGGGTGTACTACAAACCGTTTGTGCCGTGGCTGTGGGGCGGTGTGTTGCTGATGGTGTTGGGTGGCGTGTTGGCTGCACTGGACCGGAGATACCGCAAATGA
- the ccmE gene encoding cytochrome c maturation protein CcmE, whose product MKPRTKRFALIAAGIVVLCAAAAFVLNAFQSNLVFFFTPTQVSKGEAPKGRTFRAGGMVKEGSLVRDGNTVRFVITDTVHEMPVTYVGLLPDLFKEGKGVVSQGKLGEDGIFVASEVLAKHDENYMPPEAQHAMDEAAAAKAAKSVQTPAPIKGNP is encoded by the coding sequence ATGAAACCCAGAACCAAACGATTTGCACTCATTGCCGCTGGCATCGTGGTGTTGTGCGCGGCAGCGGCTTTTGTGCTGAACGCCTTCCAAAGCAATTTGGTGTTTTTCTTCACACCCACGCAAGTGAGCAAGGGCGAAGCACCCAAGGGCCGCACCTTTCGCGCGGGCGGTATGGTGAAAGAAGGCAGCTTGGTGCGCGATGGCAACACCGTCCGCTTTGTGATCACCGACACCGTGCACGAAATGCCCGTGACCTATGTAGGCCTGTTGCCCGATTTGTTCAAAGAGGGCAAAGGCGTCGTGTCGCAGGGCAAACTGGGTGAAGACGGCATATTTGTAGCCAGTGAAGTGTTGGCCAAGCATGACGAAAACTACATGCCTCCTGAGGCCCAACACGCGATGGACGAAGCGGCTGCTGCCAAAGCGGCCAAGTCTGTGCAAACGCCAGCCCCCATCAAAGGCAATCCATGA
- the ccmD gene encoding heme exporter protein CcmD, with protein MRWESWSQFWAMGGYAVYVWGSVGVTALLLALEVLQARWAHRVVLNQLKAEQAVAQLPVEELM; from the coding sequence ATGAGATGGGAAAGCTGGAGCCAGTTTTGGGCCATGGGCGGCTATGCCGTGTATGTGTGGGGCAGCGTGGGCGTGACCGCTTTGCTGCTGGCGCTGGAAGTGCTGCAAGCGCGTTGGGCGCACCGCGTGGTGCTGAATCAATTGAAAGCCGAGCAGGCCGTGGCTCAATTACCTGTTGAAGAGTTGATGTGA
- the ccmC gene encoding heme ABC transporter permease CcmC codes for MKKTNLFHYAAPQTFYGLAGKAWPWFAVLAILLMAAGLWLGFAVAPTDFQQGEGYRIIFVHVPASWMSMVIYLAMAFWSVLGLTFNTRLSGMMTRALAPTGAMFAFLSLWTGALWGKPMWGAWWVWDARLTSELILFFLYLGYIALTSAIDDTRRSDRAGALIAIVGAINVPIIYFSVKWWNTLHQGASVSLTKAPSMAEIMLWSMLLMALAFWFYTVALVLYRVRTLILQRESHASWVHELDEVKP; via the coding sequence ATGAAAAAAACAAACTTGTTTCACTACGCCGCACCGCAAACCTTTTATGGTTTAGCGGGCAAGGCGTGGCCTTGGTTTGCGGTGCTGGCCATCTTGCTGATGGCGGCGGGCCTATGGCTAGGCTTTGCCGTGGCGCCCACCGACTTCCAGCAAGGCGAGGGCTACCGCATCATCTTCGTGCATGTGCCTGCGAGCTGGATGTCGATGGTCATTTACTTGGCCATGGCGTTTTGGAGTGTGTTGGGCCTGACCTTCAACACCCGCCTGTCGGGCATGATGACCCGCGCTTTGGCACCGACGGGTGCCATGTTTGCGTTTCTGTCCTTGTGGACCGGCGCACTCTGGGGCAAGCCCATGTGGGGCGCTTGGTGGGTGTGGGATGCGCGCCTCACGTCTGAGTTGATTTTGTTTTTCTTGTACCTCGGCTACATCGCTTTGACGTCGGCCATTGACGACACGCGTCGCAGCGACCGCGCGGGTGCACTCATTGCCATCGTGGGCGCGATCAACGTGCCCATCATTTATTTTTCAGTGAAGTGGTGGAACACCTTGCACCAAGGTGCCTCGGTGTCGCTCACCAAAGCCCCCAGCATGGCTGAAATCATGTTGTGGAGCATGTTGCTGATGGCCTTGGCATTTTGGTTTTACACCGTGGCCCTGGTGCTGTACCGCGTACGTACCCTCATCTTGCAGCGTGAGAGCCATGCCAGTTGGGTACACGAACTCGATGAGGTGAAGCCATGA
- the ccmB gene encoding heme exporter protein CcmB, whose translation MSGGAFMAVLRRDLLLAMRRKSEVLTAVFFFVVVAALFPLGIGPELNTLRLVAPGVLWVGALLSSMLALQRLFEADYRDGTLEQMALSPTPMPLLISAKLLAHWLVSGVPLVLLAPVLGLQFDLSADALVTLTLALLLGTPILSLVGGIGAALTLGVRGGGVLLSLLVLPLFIPVLVFGAGAVEAQASGLGAQAHFSILMAMLLPAAFFSPFACAAALRIALE comes from the coding sequence ATGAGTGGCGGCGCGTTCATGGCCGTGTTGCGGCGCGATTTGCTGTTGGCGATGCGTCGCAAGAGCGAGGTGCTGACCGCGGTGTTTTTCTTTGTGGTGGTGGCCGCTTTGTTTCCACTTGGCATTGGTCCAGAGCTGAACACCTTGCGCTTGGTGGCCCCGGGTGTGTTGTGGGTGGGCGCGCTGTTGTCGAGCATGTTGGCTTTGCAGCGTTTGTTTGAGGCCGATTACCGCGACGGCACGCTGGAACAAATGGCCTTGTCGCCCACGCCAATGCCCTTACTGATCAGTGCCAAACTCTTGGCGCACTGGCTCGTCTCAGGGGTGCCGTTGGTATTATTGGCGCCAGTTTTAGGGCTGCAATTTGACCTGTCGGCAGATGCCTTGGTCACCCTCACTTTGGCGCTGTTGTTGGGCACGCCAATTTTGTCTTTGGTGGGCGGCATTGGTGCCGCATTGACCTTGGGTGTGCGTGGCGGTGGGGTGTTGTTGTCGCTGTTGGTCTTGCCTTTGTTCATCCCTGTGCTGGTGTTTGGTGCTGGCGCAGTTGAGGCGCAAGCCAGTGGGTTGGGCGCACAGGCGCATTTTTCAATTTTGATGGCCATGCTTTTGCCCGCAGCCTTTTTCAGCCCGTTTGCATGTGCAGCGGCTTTACGGATCGCGTTGGAATGA
- the ccmA gene encoding cytochrome c biogenesis heme-transporting ATPase CcmA, with amino-acid sequence MLRVSHLVCSRGNKPLFADVSFALQAGQALHLEGDNGVGKTSLLRIICGLSPADAGEVCWQDKTIQQNAVAFHSSLFYLGHGLSLKEELSALENLMSDAAVSGRTLSEPQAMVALARMGLRGREHLPLRVMSQGQKRRTALARLLASQAPLWVLDEPFVALDVKAVDGLRGLLAEHVANGGMVLFTSHQPVTLTRANGSSVDVQTYRLRGVA; translated from the coding sequence ATGCTGCGCGTCTCACACCTTGTCTGCAGCCGTGGCAACAAGCCACTGTTTGCCGACGTCAGCTTTGCCCTGCAAGCGGGCCAAGCCTTGCACCTCGAAGGCGACAACGGCGTGGGTAAAACCAGCTTGCTGCGCATCATCTGTGGCTTGTCACCCGCCGATGCGGGTGAGGTGTGTTGGCAAGACAAAACCATTCAGCAAAATGCCGTCGCGTTTCATTCATCCTTGTTTTATTTGGGCCACGGTTTGTCGCTCAAAGAAGAGCTGTCGGCTTTAGAAAACCTCATGTCTGATGCCGCAGTGTCGGGCCGCACCTTGAGCGAACCACAAGCCATGGTGGCTCTGGCCCGCATGGGTTTGCGCGGGCGCGAGCATTTGCCGCTGCGCGTGATGTCGCAAGGCCAAAAGCGCCGCACAGCGCTGGCCCGTTTGCTGGCCAGTCAAGCCCCGCTGTGGGTGTTGGACGAACCTTTTGTGGCCTTGGATGTGAAAGCAGTGGATGGCCTGCGTGGCCTGTTGGCCGAGCATGTGGCCAACGGCGGCATGGTGCTCTTTACCAGCCATCAGCCTGTGACGCTGACCCGTGCCAACGGCTCGTCGGTCGATGTGCAAACTTACCGATTGAGAGGCGTGGCATGA
- a CDS encoding GNAT family N-acetyltransferase, with amino-acid sequence MKVNWDTLTHPEWDAHHAASAAPLQQDWAYGSCMKTLGVGVLRAYVEQDGAPVALAQFIVRRLASGLANMALCSLGPVWLQPLSGAEKARVYKALKQTIPLKNLRVVAFTPLEAQSSELGLSRWRRVMTGHSTVMLDLTLSMDELRAQLDKRWRHRLGGAENSELTIHRVGTNAGQYRWLLDAEMQQREQRGLHGLPLHFFDLYVPSRQQPTKTILTMRADVGRDRVAGMMFLIHGEAATYQVGWTSDAGRDLHAHNLILWKGIEELRERGVRKLDLGGVNTTRSAGIARFKMSTGGQVLTCAGTFI; translated from the coding sequence ATGAAAGTCAACTGGGACACCTTGACCCATCCCGAGTGGGACGCACACCATGCCGCTTCTGCTGCCCCCTTGCAGCAAGACTGGGCCTATGGCTCATGCATGAAAACGCTGGGCGTGGGCGTGTTGCGCGCCTATGTCGAACAAGATGGCGCGCCCGTGGCCTTGGCTCAATTCATCGTGCGCCGTTTGGCCAGCGGTTTGGCCAACATGGCGCTGTGCTCGCTGGGGCCGGTGTGGTTGCAACCGCTGTCGGGTGCTGAGAAGGCCCGTGTTTACAAAGCGTTGAAGCAAACCATTCCTTTGAAAAATTTGCGCGTGGTCGCGTTCACGCCGCTGGAAGCGCAAAGCTCTGAACTGGGCCTCTCGCGCTGGCGTCGTGTGATGACAGGGCACAGCACCGTGATGCTGGACCTCACCCTGTCGATGGATGAGCTGCGTGCGCAGCTGGACAAACGCTGGCGTCACCGCTTGGGCGGTGCAGAAAACTCTGAGCTCACCATCCATCGCGTGGGTACCAATGCCGGCCAATACCGTTGGCTGTTGGACGCCGAAATGCAGCAACGCGAGCAACGTGGTTTGCACGGTTTGCCGCTGCACTTCTTTGACTTGTACGTGCCCTCGCGCCAACAGCCCACCAAAACCATTTTGACGATGCGCGCCGACGTGGGCCGCGACCGCGTGGCGGGCATGATGTTTTTGATTCACGGCGAAGCCGCCACCTACCAAGTGGGTTGGACCAGCGATGCGGGCCGTGACTTGCATGCCCACAATTTGATTTTGTGGAAAGGCATCGAAGAGTTGCGCGAGCGCGGTGTGCGCAAACTCGACCTCGGCGGTGTCAACACCACACGCAGTGCAGGCATTGCGCGTTTCAAAATGAGCACGGGCGGCCAAGTGCTCACCTGCGCAGGGACGTTCATTTAA
- a CDS encoding voltage-gated chloride channel family protein, translating into MPHLEQSSKLDLLRYVAKWVALATVVAGLAGSASALFLFSLDWATQTREANRWLIWGLPVAGFCVGWLYLKFGQHVEAGNNLLIDEIHDPQKVVPLRMAPFVLGGTVISHLFGASVGREGTAVQMGGALADQLTHFFKLNHTDRRMVLMAGISAGFASVFGTPLAGAVFALEVLAIGRLRLDALLPCVIAAVVADQVGLLWGVQHTLYEVGLVPQITAWLLVAMVVAGAVFGLAGKVFADGTHALSGVMKKRIAYAPLRPLLGGTVIAAVVMWGSFDRYIGLGIPVMVEAFGHPLAPTDFLGKMMFTIASLGSGFKGGEVTPLFYIGATLGNALAPLLDVPFALLAAVGFVAVFAGAANTPIASTLMAMELFGAEIGVFAALACVMSYVCSGQSGIYRAQRVAHRKTDAPSQPS; encoded by the coding sequence ATGCCGCATCTTGAGCAATCTTCCAAGCTAGACCTCCTGCGCTACGTGGCGAAGTGGGTGGCTTTGGCGACGGTGGTTGCTGGATTGGCAGGCTCTGCCTCAGCCCTGTTTCTTTTCTCGCTTGATTGGGCGACCCAGACCCGTGAAGCCAACCGTTGGCTGATTTGGGGCTTGCCCGTCGCGGGCTTCTGTGTGGGCTGGTTGTACCTCAAGTTTGGTCAGCACGTCGAGGCGGGTAACAACTTGTTGATTGACGAAATTCACGACCCTCAAAAAGTAGTGCCTTTGCGCATGGCTCCGTTTGTGTTGGGCGGTACGGTGATTTCTCATTTGTTTGGCGCATCGGTGGGCCGTGAAGGCACGGCGGTGCAAATGGGCGGCGCACTGGCCGACCAGCTCACCCACTTTTTCAAGCTCAACCACACGGACCGTCGCATGGTGTTGATGGCCGGTATCAGTGCCGGTTTTGCCTCCGTCTTTGGTACGCCCTTGGCCGGTGCTGTGTTTGCGCTAGAAGTGCTGGCCATTGGTCGCCTGCGCCTCGATGCTTTGCTGCCCTGTGTGATCGCTGCGGTGGTGGCTGACCAAGTGGGCTTGCTGTGGGGCGTGCAACACACGCTATACGAAGTGGGCTTGGTGCCACAAATCACGGCATGGCTGCTGGTAGCCATGGTGGTGGCCGGTGCCGTGTTTGGCTTGGCTGGCAAGGTGTTTGCCGATGGCACCCACGCGTTGAGTGGGGTGATGAAAAAGCGCATTGCCTATGCACCGCTGCGCCCTTTGTTGGGCGGCACGGTGATTGCCGCTGTTGTGATGTGGGGTAGCTTTGACCGTTACATCGGTTTGGGCATTCCGGTGATGGTGGAGGCTTTCGGCCATCCCCTTGCACCCACCGACTTTTTAGGCAAGATGATGTTCACCATTGCGTCGCTGGGTTCAGGCTTTAAGGGTGGCGAAGTGACGCCTTTGTTCTACATTGGCGCCACACTGGGCAATGCCTTGGCGCCGTTGCTGGATGTGCCGTTTGCACTGTTGGCTGCGGTGGGTTTTGTGGCCGTGTTTGCAGGGGCTGCCAACACGCCCATCGCGTCGACTTTGATGGCGATGGAGTTGTTCGGTGCAGAGATCGGCGTGTTTGCCGCGCTGGCCTGTGTGATGAGCTATGTATGCTCGGGTCAATCGGGCATTTACCGCGCGCAAAGGGTGGCGCATCGCAAGACGGATGCGCCGTCTCAGCCTTCTTAG